The nucleotide window AGTCGACTCTACTATTAGTGCTACTTCTAAGGATCGGATCGCCGATAGCAATCTGGATGAGTTGGTAGAATTGCTTGATAAGCTCAGCCAGTTGTGCTCCCTTGACGGATCTGGAAATTCTGCCATAGCCACTAAGAATGGAGGCGTTGAATTACTTTGCTCCCTTTGCTCTAAGATCCCAATGAAGTCCGAACTGGTTCTGGCCTCGGCCTTGAAGTCACTGGCATCGGCAATTCATGGTACGAGAGAATGTATCTGTATGAAAATTTGATTAAGTTTGTTTTGCATGTTGTGATGATTATGTTCAATTTGTGGTGTCAATGTTCTGTGGTTTGCGGGTTTTGTTGGATTAGTTTCTCATATAGATCTATCTGCTATGTTTTTGGCGTATGAATTTTTAAGCTACCAAATGATTAGGATTCAACTTTTTGAAGCTTTATGTAATGATGCAAAATGTGAATTTCATGTACGCCGCACATGTTACTTTAACCAGTAGAAGTGTTTCTGGCCTTTGTCTTAACATAGTTCTCTAAATTTGTTAATCATCTGCAGATGTTCAAAGTACAGAAATATTTCGAAAAAGTGGTGGACCGGCAATTGTCATTGGTATCCTAAAGGATGGAAGTCAAACTGTAGAGATCTTGAATTGTGGTTTTGCCATTGTTGCTGCAGCTGCAACCGGCAATGAAGTTCTAAAAGAGTTATTTATGGAACTGAAAGTTGATGAGCTTATTTTGGATGCACTGAACAGACAGAACCAAGATAGCATCCAAAGTGTATATGATGCTATACGTGTTCTGTTGACACCTGATGACAATCGTGTGGTGGCTTCCCAAGTAAGTATCGTAAATGCTAACCATGCAATGTTCATTATATTCCTTGTATTGTATATATAGGCGACCTTAGCAGGCCTGCAGGGTATGACATACAAATTTATTAAACTATTTACTGCTTAAATGTGCCTTTATAAAACTATGGTTCTTGTTGGGTGACAAATTGTCACTGACAATTCTTCTTTTGAGGATGAGTATTGAAGCCTGGTAGTTGTTTCAAGGCCTCACAATTTTATTAATCATCATGTTTTGACAGTTTTTCATACTTTCCAATTTAAGTGTCCTCTTTCCACTTCCTCGAAGCAATTGTGATTTGTGACTTCTTTGCAAATTTTAGGTTTTTGGTTATGCGCGAAGATTTGGAAAAATTGGAGTTGCAGTAGCTCTTGTGGACTCACTACGTTTAGGGCTTGCCTCACCTAGCCTAGTATCTGCAAGCATCGCTTTAAAGGCTGTTGCCGTCAATGTAAGTTTATTCGAAATCTGGTGAGATGTTAACATTCCAGCAATGTTACAATTATTTTTAGATTTGTAATTTATGTGTTAGTGAGAGAACATGTTTGAGAGTTATTGATCCTTGTAAAGTTCTTGTAGATCTTGTATAATTTTTACAATTTAATGTGTAAACAATGTATGAATTTTTATGTGGTATGAAAACAATTACATCCCACCTTCAACGTCCACCTTCTATTATATTcttggaattttcttttcttttatttatcatCTCTGGGAATATTTTTCACTTCACTGCAGGACGAAATATGCAAGTCAATAGCCGAAAATGGTGGTATTGATGCGGTTCTCAGGTGTATTGATGACAGTGGTGACCAAGGCAATGAAATTGTAGCCAAATCATGCTGTTCTTTGTTATCCAAGGTACAAAGTTGAATAAAATAGCTGCTCTGAGTTTGATAGTgtagagaatgagagaaagttCTTTATTTTATCTGTGCCCGTCATTATTCCATGTAAATTCTATTTATCACCATCTACTTTTTATATTGCTTGGTTATCTAACCAACTTGGAGGTACACTAGAGACAAGTCCTGGATGCTCGCTCTAATCTGTATTTGGGTTTCAATGGGTTTGAGATTTTAAATTGATTTTATTTCAGTTCATCATCACTctaaaaagttaaaattaaTGGGCATTGAGTTTTATGACTGTGTACCACAGTGTGTTGAGTTTTGTTTAAATTCAAGCATCTAGGGCTTCAGTTCGGAGGATCCTTAATCACTTGCCCTCAGCTGATACATTGTATtcccagcaatttcaattatgaCCACCACAAACATGTTGCAAATCTGACGTGCTTTTTCCTGTAAATGTAACTGACAATTACTGGTTTTTGAGCATTTAAGAATTCGTATTTGTTTCTTCTTCCATCAGTTGGCAGGAAGTGACACAAATAAGAGTGCTATTGTTGAAAAGGCTGGTCTTGACAGGCTAATCAGACTCTCAGCCAGATTCTCTGATGACCCTTCTGTCCTGCAAGAGGTGAGGAACCTGCAGATATTAATTCCATGATCACTCGTGTTTTTCTTTGCTGCTATGTGAAGAATAACAAATTGATCCCTTGCAAGTGAGCATTATTCGCTTTACAACTCTGTGCCACTTCAAATGCTACCTGCAGTGTATACAAAAAACTACtacaatttttttgttcacCTTTTGTCTACGGAAATATGATTCTTCAGTAGGTTCAGTAGGTTGTGTCCACATGTAGGATGCTCATGATGTTTGTTCAGTGCCACTTCAAATGCTACCTACAGTGTAAAAAAAACTACTACAATTTTTTTGTTCCCCTTTTGTCTATGGAAATATGATGTAGGTTCAGTAGGTTGTGCCCACATGTAGGATGCTCATGATGTTTGTTCAGCTGTATTGGAAAAATCCAGCGAGCTTGATCTGTTTTTTTATTGGACATTTTATATCAGCTGTATAAATGCAATTCCAGTACAAAAATTAGAGTTGTTGTTTTGAAACTTTCATCATGTTATTAGGTTATGTCCATCATTGCTGTAATCTCATTGAGATCTCCAGACAATGCTGCCCGTGCCATGGAGGCTGGAGCCGGAGATCTTGCTATTCAAGCCATGCAGAACTTTCCTGCTGCACAGCAAATGCAAAGGAGTGCCTGTATAATGATCCGGAATCTTGCTGTCAGAAACCAAGAAAACAGGCAAGGCTTGTTCTTAAACATCTACTGTGTGTCTGTATCTCATCTTTCTGGAATTCTTATTGGCATCCCCATTAGCATATGCACTATCCTTTGAGTTGCTTGAAATGCTTTCTATCGTGAGACCATATTTTCTCAACCACTTCTTGAATGACAGAACCATTATGCTCAACAATGGCATTGAAAAGATAATCAGGAACGCAAAGGAAAATCATCAAAGCTGCAAGGATGCTGCTTCTGATGCCCTGAGGGACTTGGGTCTCAATAACTACAATTCATAGCTTACGCCAAAACTTGTAACTACTAATATCTTTTGGCTTTTGCATCACATATCTCCTATGGGATCACCCTTTTTATGTCCATTGACTGCTTGACTGGAGTTGATTTTTAAAGTTTGATATACCATATCATATCTAGTGTGTTGAATGGTTGCAGacagttgaaagttgaaagtagGGCTGTTCAAAAAAAACCACCAAAATCGAAACCGAAATGACTGATCGGTTTTTTATAATACAAAGTTACACATTTCTCCACTAAAAATCAAACCGAACCGACAAAAAACCAACCACGAACACCCTTGGTTGAAAGTACCCAAAtgaatagtgtttttttttttttttttttacttttcataaaaaaaacagTTGATGCTCTGCTCTAAAAAAGCTCTTGGAAATACCACATTGGAAAGATCTCTCAAAACACAGGCAAAACATTATTACAATTGACTTACAATAAATCAGAGTTTCAAGGAAAGAACTGAGAAATCATAAAAGCCattagaaaaaagaacaaattgtgGTGGTGGGGATAGGGGACACCGTAAAGGAATGATGGCGCCAAAACCATATTTGAAATGTGATTGACAAAAAATTCCAACATCAAAGCACAAAATATTCAGTATGCATAAAATAGTCTCTGAGTCAccaagcaaaagcaaaagcataAGAATTAAGTCCAAAATTTTGTCTATTTTATAGACAGTCATTAAACCGCGGCGATCATTTCAAACAAAATGTCATTTCAGCAGCGAATTCATCAGCCCTATCTGGTTCTGAATTTCCAAAGCTATAATCCAGTTAAAACTTGTATCAAAATTGGTTCAAGCCTCCAAATCTCAACGGTTCAATTTTGTACTGCGGGTTCCACAGCTTGAAGCAAACCCTGAAAAGAGGATTAGCGGAAAATCAGAAACACATAAAACATGAAGCCTACGGTAAACTAAATGTTATTCTCATGCTTGACCGGCTCATGAATGATATCCAATCAACCAGAATATAAAGCAAAATTCACCACTtatgaagaggaaaaaaaattatttaagaaTTTTTGCATATCAAatgccaaaaaaagagagaagaaaacataTTTTTAGGCTTTGGCATGCAGTTAAGAAATCAACCTAGCCTGGATGTtgagaaaggggaaaaaatcgATATGCCAATGCTAAAGTCTAAACATATAGGTACATATCTATGAAAAAGTTGGCAGAACGAGTAATTAGTAAATTCAATCAGTTTAACTC belongs to Tripterygium wilfordii isolate XIE 37 chromosome 2, ASM1340144v1, whole genome shotgun sequence and includes:
- the LOC120006785 gene encoding armadillo repeat-containing protein 6 isoform X1; protein product: MGPAKTVRTISQEAFDEVVRENMEDLGMDPTEALQDAIDTLTLQGVDLSGIVTCVPGEGGVRDNPVIQCLDRLKQVDSTISATSKDRIADSNLDELVELLDKLSQLCSLDGSGNSAIATKNGGVELLCSLCSKIPMKSELVLASALKSLASAIHGTRECIYVQSTEIFRKSGGPAIVIGILKDGSQTVEILNCGFAIVAAAATGNEVLKELFMELKVDELILDALNRQNQDSIQSVYDAIRVLLTPDDNRVVASQVFGYARRFGKIGVAVALVDSLRLGLASPSLVSASIALKAVAVNDEICKSIAENGGIDAVLRCIDDSGDQGNEIVAKSCCSLLSKLAGSDTNKSAIVEKAGLDRLIRLSARFSDDPSVLQEVMSIIAVISLRSPDNAARAMEAGAGDLAIQAMQNFPAAQQMQRSACIMIRNLAVRNQENRTIMLNNGIEKIIRNAKENHQSCKDAASDALRDLGLNNYNS
- the LOC120006785 gene encoding armadillo repeat-containing protein 6 isoform X2 — translated: MGPAKTVRTISQEAFDEVVRENMEDLGMDPTEALQDAIDTLTLQGVDLSGIVTCVPGEGGVRDNPVIQCLDRLKQVDSTISATSKDRIADSNLDELVELLDKLSQLCSLDGSGNSAIATKNGGVELLCSLCSKIPMKSELVLASALKSLASAIHDVQSTEIFRKSGGPAIVIGILKDGSQTVEILNCGFAIVAAAATGNEVLKELFMELKVDELILDALNRQNQDSIQSVYDAIRVLLTPDDNRVVASQVFGYARRFGKIGVAVALVDSLRLGLASPSLVSASIALKAVAVNDEICKSIAENGGIDAVLRCIDDSGDQGNEIVAKSCCSLLSKLAGSDTNKSAIVEKAGLDRLIRLSARFSDDPSVLQEVMSIIAVISLRSPDNAARAMEAGAGDLAIQAMQNFPAAQQMQRSACIMIRNLAVRNQENRTIMLNNGIEKIIRNAKENHQSCKDAASDALRDLGLNNYNS